From a region of the Verrucomicrobiia bacterium genome:
- a CDS encoding urease accessory UreF family protein codes for MWAQQQTLATDPAEWLGRWHPLAAQLGSADDLVALASLTAALNLPPIGDLPSLRQFLRAYHDRVLRPIELPAIRRAFQHATAFELRELIAFDQELAQHAELQPLAAASRRVGRAHLESLRPLHDDRFVRRYLAAADEGRANAWHTLVYGVTLSVYSLPLRQGLVNYAAQTTRGFIQLAVSGLNYREADCRALFDEFCDKVSTDLDAVELVAVK; via the coding sequence ATGTGGGCCCAACAACAAACGCTCGCGACTGACCCGGCCGAATGGCTGGGCCGCTGGCATCCGCTCGCCGCGCAACTGGGCTCGGCGGATGACCTCGTCGCGCTCGCGTCCCTGACCGCCGCCCTCAATCTGCCGCCCATTGGTGATCTGCCTTCGCTTCGCCAGTTCCTCCGCGCCTACCACGACCGCGTGTTGCGCCCCATTGAACTGCCGGCCATTCGCCGCGCGTTTCAGCACGCAACCGCCTTCGAACTGCGCGAATTGATCGCGTTCGATCAGGAACTGGCACAGCACGCCGAACTGCAACCCCTGGCTGCGGCCAGCCGCCGCGTGGGCCGGGCGCACCTGGAAAGTTTGCGGCCGCTGCACGATGACCGTTTCGTGCGCCGCTATCTGGCCGCCGCGGACGAAGGTCGCGCGAACGCGTGGCACACGCTCGTGTATGGGGTGACGCTTTCCGTCTATTCGCTGCCGCTCCGCCAGGGACTGGTGAACTACGCGGCACAAACCACGCGCGGCTTCATTCAACTCGCCGTCTCGGGCCTCAATTATCGCGAAGCCGATTGCCGCGCGTTGTTTGACGAATTCTGCGACAAAGTCTCCACTGATTTGGATGCCGTGGAACTGGTTGCGGTGAAGTGA
- the htpG gene encoding molecular chaperone HtpG has product MSQTENHHFQAEIQQLLNIVIHSLYTDKEIFIRELISNAADACEKLRFKQSSGHTVHQSDIPPTIAVTTDDKAGTITITDTGIGMTHGELVENLGTIAHSGTKAFLKQLAENQQPDVNLIGQFGVGFYSAFMVARRVTVSSRSFAPEEQGWQWTSEGVGGYELAPGGDLPRGTQITLQLKDEAKEFAQAHTIERVIQRYSSFVPFPIELNGKRLNTVQAIWARNKSEIKEEEYNEFYTFVGHDHDQPRFRLHFTADAPLAIQALLFVPQRNLETLGMGRMDSEVNLYCRKVLIQAKAKGLFPEWLRFLKGVVDSEDLPLNISRETMQDSSLLQKLNKVLTGRFLKFLEEQAEKDAETYAKFYHEYQRFLKEGVVTDFSHREALGKLLRYESSTLDAGSLTSLADYVKRMPSEQKEIYCLLAPNRAAAESSPYFEVFRERKFEVLFLYDPWDEFVMEHLSTFDGKGITLAEKADLQLEDTTKDGALSRETAQALAAWLKETLGEKVGAVRPSQRLVESPAVVVDPDKFMTSSMRRLMKAMKQGDNEAAPAKYDLEINPAHPVIVRLEAMRQKDAALAGSVAEQVHDNARVAAGLLEDPRTMLNRLNQLLEKVLTSA; this is encoded by the coding sequence ATGAGCCAAACTGAAAACCACCATTTTCAAGCCGAGATTCAGCAGTTGCTGAACATCGTCATCCATTCACTCTACACCGACAAAGAGATTTTCATCCGGGAACTGATTTCCAACGCGGCCGACGCCTGTGAAAAGCTGCGCTTCAAACAATCGTCCGGTCACACCGTGCACCAGTCAGACATCCCGCCCACCATCGCCGTAACGACCGATGACAAGGCCGGCACCATCACAATCACCGACACGGGCATCGGCATGACCCACGGTGAACTGGTTGAAAACCTCGGCACCATCGCGCATTCAGGCACGAAGGCATTCTTGAAACAATTGGCTGAAAACCAGCAGCCGGACGTCAACCTGATCGGCCAGTTCGGCGTAGGCTTCTACTCGGCATTCATGGTGGCGCGGCGCGTCACGGTGTCGAGCCGCTCCTTTGCGCCGGAGGAACAAGGCTGGCAATGGACCAGCGAAGGCGTCGGCGGTTACGAACTGGCCCCGGGCGGCGATTTGCCGCGCGGCACGCAAATCACCCTCCAGCTCAAGGACGAAGCGAAGGAATTCGCCCAGGCCCACACCATCGAACGCGTCATTCAACGCTATTCCAGCTTCGTGCCGTTTCCGATTGAGTTGAACGGCAAGCGGCTGAACACCGTGCAGGCGATCTGGGCGCGGAACAAGAGCGAGATCAAAGAGGAGGAATACAACGAATTCTACACCTTCGTCGGCCACGACCACGATCAGCCGCGGTTCCGCCTGCACTTCACGGCCGACGCACCCCTGGCAATTCAAGCCCTGCTGTTTGTCCCCCAACGCAATTTGGAAACGCTGGGCATGGGGCGGATGGATTCCGAGGTGAATCTGTATTGCCGCAAGGTGCTCATTCAGGCCAAGGCGAAAGGGCTGTTCCCCGAATGGCTGCGCTTCCTCAAGGGCGTGGTGGACAGCGAAGACCTGCCCCTGAACATCTCGCGCGAAACAATGCAGGACTCGTCGTTGTTGCAAAAGCTGAACAAGGTTCTCACCGGACGCTTCCTGAAATTTCTGGAGGAGCAGGCCGAAAAGGACGCGGAGACCTACGCAAAATTCTACCACGAATACCAGCGCTTCCTGAAGGAGGGGGTCGTCACCGATTTCAGCCACCGGGAAGCCCTTGGCAAACTGCTCCGTTACGAGTCTTCCACCCTTGACGCGGGCAGCCTGACCTCGCTGGCCGATTACGTGAAACGCATGCCCTCGGAACAAAAGGAGATTTACTGCCTGCTCGCCCCCAACCGGGCCGCCGCGGAAAGCAGCCCCTATTTTGAGGTGTTTCGCGAACGCAAATTCGAGGTGCTCTTCCTTTACGACCCCTGGGACGAATTCGTCATGGAGCATCTGAGCACATTCGACGGCAAGGGCATCACCCTGGCCGAGAAGGCGGACCTCCAGCTTGAGGACACCACGAAGGACGGTGCGCTGTCGCGGGAAACCGCCCAGGCGCTCGCGGCCTGGCTCAAGGAAACGCTCGGCGAAAAAGTCGGTGCCGTGCGTCCCTCACAACGATTGGTGGAAAGCCCCGCCGTGGTGGTGGACCCGGACAAGTTCATGACTTCCAGCATGCGCCGCCTCATGAAGGCGATGAAGCAGGGCGACAACGAGGCGGCCCCCGCAAAATACGACCTCGAAATCAATCCGGCTCACCCGGTCATCGTGCGGCTCGAAGCCATGCGTCAAAAGGATGCCGCACTTGCCGGCAGCGTGGCTGAACAGGTTCACGACAACGCACGCGTGGCCGCCGGCCTGTTGGAAGACCCGCGCACCATGTTGAACCGGTTGAACCAGCTGCTGGAAAAAGTTCTGACCTCCGCATAG
- a CDS encoding 2-oxoacid:acceptor oxidoreductase family protein — MSNPVAAPKTPASHTPAARHTPKYPGVRVTCNGNQLVAQHVETRITEGGVFYPITPSTEGGEIYQGSYAMGELNVWGQPKVAVETEGEHAAQGGATAFAVSGKRTVNFTSGQGIAYAMEQYYHAPGKLCTMVLEIGARALTKHALNVHCGHDDINAALDTGWIMLMSKDAQQAADQAIILRKVCELALNPGMNIQDGMLTTHSERMYLAPEAELLREFLGAADDLIDCPTPAQRELFGPKRRRVPEMMDLKNPLLLGPVQNQEHHMNGVIARRNNFNEPILGFLEKAYAEFGHLTGRFYGLITEYKTEDADTVFVSLGCAADNIEEACDYLRNQRNAKVGSIHINVIRPFPEAAVINALRGKQNVIILERTDEALAGDNPLARDIRVALNKANEAAKFGGALPALTPAETPRLFRGSYGIGSRDFRPEHTLGAYEFATGQTKRKDGKGAADGETYFTLGIDHPYAAISKDTPSLLPEGAIAVRFHSIGGWGMITTGKNLGELIGEFGEYLTNANPVHEPDGSLKQKLFVMANPKYGSEKKGAPTNYYLTVAPARIKVNCELNHVDVVLCCDPKAFTHTNPLDGLKKGGSFVWESSDTPETAWTRIPAKYRQFVKDNGIRVFILPGFEIARKATNKPELQLRMQGNSFLGAFFRVSAFLKDYGISEEMFLADVKKQYQKKFGRFGDAVVASNMTVMQEGFSRVIEIKYGELADPDRSSMRNPPVTPLGEHNLLPTAGCGSITTGVPRPESQARLPLFSLGKFDSEFRAGLGYHQPSGAFASCGVMGAGSGATQSKYVARRETPVYIAENCTQCMECITACPDTALPNMAQEVGTVLKTAAGNYVSDLADRKKLFTEIPALEQRARAKMSESVKAKTNVPFKDIIAAEVTALAGISDKSKTEFTGIIAKLPLAYSNVPAIFRSLEQKTPGAGGLFSIFVSDLCKGCGECVQVCGDHDALRMVRETEELNADLTTAQIFSRLLPDTPQKFLGLYNDGDAANSREAALRNHLMVRRNYEALVSGDGACAGCGEKSVLRALASTTEAYMRPIYHAKADRLRAKAERLEKDGAQKLAALKARSEAEYQLFRKSFAHVIMGLGGENDPDTAKRVADYEAKHGVIADEQIVKGLVAVLRQDAFNHRELQAVDGRRANGMSVMMMGASTGCNTVYGSTPPSNPHPYPWMNSLFQDGATISWLLAESLILNHSRRSVVPERLSDALLDRTEKVSSDAEYFLLTHLDDASMTEQEIHELPKMWVVGGDGALGDIGFQNVSKVVLQNRPNVKILMLDTQVYSNTGGQNSDSSTMLGGYDMNQFGTASQGKLIEKKNVAEAFTSGHGSPFVAQVSMANAAKLYKAMLDGLEYRGTAFFQAYTTCQPEHGVGDNMSADQAKLVRDARGMPEFVFNPRRGETSQEAFDLKGNPNQDRDWWRTKYASTGEEYNYTVAHWAITEGRFRKHVKSITEEEAKGLRFYDDMLALITQDDVQHRRVFNPEHRSFVPNFGCYIKAEINGKFKWFAVSRQMVLFGVERRKAWRMLQSKAGVVNKDYLAQKALLAKADKGEIPLADLRAKTAELFTAELAAAK, encoded by the coding sequence ATGAGTAATCCAGTCGCCGCTCCAAAGACTCCTGCAAGCCACACCCCAGCCGCCCGTCACACGCCCAAATATCCCGGTGTCCGCGTCACGTGTAATGGCAACCAGCTCGTCGCCCAGCATGTTGAAACGCGCATCACCGAAGGCGGTGTGTTCTACCCGATCACCCCCTCGACCGAAGGTGGCGAAATTTACCAGGGCTCCTACGCGATGGGGGAACTCAATGTCTGGGGCCAGCCCAAGGTCGCCGTTGAAACCGAAGGCGAACACGCGGCCCAGGGCGGTGCGACGGCGTTCGCGGTCAGCGGCAAACGCACGGTCAATTTCACCTCCGGCCAGGGCATCGCGTATGCCATGGAACAGTATTATCACGCGCCCGGCAAGTTGTGCACGATGGTCCTCGAAATCGGCGCGCGCGCGCTGACGAAGCACGCGTTGAACGTCCATTGCGGCCACGACGACATCAACGCCGCACTCGACACCGGCTGGATCATGCTGATGTCAAAAGACGCGCAGCAGGCCGCCGATCAGGCGATCATCCTGCGCAAGGTTTGCGAACTCGCGTTGAACCCCGGCATGAACATCCAGGATGGCATGCTCACGACGCACTCGGAACGCATGTATCTCGCGCCCGAGGCGGAATTGCTCCGTGAATTCCTTGGCGCAGCGGACGACCTGATTGACTGCCCGACGCCCGCGCAGCGGGAGCTGTTCGGTCCGAAGCGTCGCCGCGTGCCGGAAATGATGGACCTGAAGAATCCGCTGCTGCTCGGCCCGGTGCAGAATCAGGAGCATCACATGAACGGCGTCATCGCCCGCCGCAATAATTTCAACGAGCCCATCCTCGGCTTCCTGGAAAAGGCCTACGCCGAGTTCGGCCATCTGACCGGGCGTTTCTACGGCCTGATCACCGAATACAAAACCGAGGACGCCGACACCGTGTTTGTCTCGCTCGGCTGCGCGGCAGACAATATCGAGGAGGCTTGTGATTACCTCCGCAACCAACGCAACGCGAAAGTCGGCAGCATTCACATCAACGTCATCCGTCCGTTTCCTGAAGCGGCGGTCATCAATGCGCTGCGCGGCAAGCAGAACGTCATCATCCTCGAACGCACCGATGAAGCGCTCGCCGGCGACAACCCGCTGGCCCGCGACATCCGCGTGGCGCTCAACAAGGCGAATGAAGCCGCGAAGTTTGGCGGCGCACTTCCTGCGCTGACACCCGCCGAGACGCCGCGCCTGTTCCGCGGCAGCTACGGCATCGGTTCGCGCGACTTTCGCCCCGAGCACACGCTGGGCGCGTATGAGTTCGCCACCGGCCAGACGAAGCGGAAGGATGGCAAGGGCGCGGCGGATGGCGAAACGTATTTCACGCTGGGCATCGATCATCCGTATGCCGCCATCAGCAAGGACACACCGTCGTTGCTGCCCGAGGGCGCGATTGCGGTGCGGTTCCACTCCATCGGCGGCTGGGGCATGATCACGACGGGCAAGAACCTCGGCGAGTTGATCGGCGAGTTCGGCGAGTATTTGACGAACGCCAATCCCGTTCACGAGCCCGACGGTTCGCTGAAGCAAAAGCTGTTCGTCATGGCGAACCCGAAATACGGCTCCGAGAAGAAGGGCGCGCCGACGAATTATTACCTCACCGTGGCTCCCGCGCGGATCAAGGTGAACTGCGAGCTGAACCACGTGGACGTGGTGTTGTGCTGCGACCCGAAGGCGTTCACGCACACGAACCCCCTCGACGGCCTCAAGAAGGGCGGCAGCTTCGTTTGGGAATCCAGCGACACGCCCGAGACCGCGTGGACGCGCATCCCGGCAAAGTATCGGCAGTTCGTGAAGGACAACGGTATCCGTGTGTTCATCCTGCCGGGTTTTGAAATCGCGCGCAAAGCGACGAACAAGCCCGAGCTGCAGCTGCGCATGCAGGGTAACTCATTCCTCGGCGCGTTCTTCCGCGTCAGCGCGTTCCTCAAAGATTACGGCATCAGTGAGGAGATGTTCCTGGCGGACGTGAAGAAGCAGTATCAAAAGAAGTTCGGCCGTTTCGGTGACGCGGTGGTGGCGTCGAACATGACGGTCATGCAGGAGGGTTTTTCACGTGTCATCGAAATCAAATACGGCGAACTGGCCGACCCGGATCGCTCCTCGATGCGCAATCCGCCGGTCACGCCGCTTGGCGAGCATAACCTGCTGCCGACCGCCGGCTGCGGCTCGATCACCACGGGTGTGCCCCGGCCTGAAAGTCAGGCGCGTTTGCCGCTGTTCTCGCTCGGCAAGTTCGACAGCGAATTCCGCGCAGGCCTTGGCTACCACCAGCCGTCAGGCGCGTTTGCCTCCTGCGGCGTGATGGGTGCAGGCTCCGGCGCCACGCAGTCCAAGTATGTCGCACGTCGTGAGACGCCGGTTTACATCGCGGAGAACTGCACCCAGTGCATGGAGTGCATCACGGCGTGCCCGGACACGGCGTTGCCCAACATGGCACAGGAAGTTGGCACCGTGCTCAAGACCGCGGCGGGCAATTACGTCAGTGACCTGGCCGACCGCAAAAAACTGTTCACGGAAATCCCCGCGCTCGAACAACGCGCCCGTGCGAAGATGAGCGAGTCCGTGAAGGCCAAGACCAACGTGCCGTTCAAGGACATCATCGCCGCCGAAGTCACCGCGCTCGCCGGCATCAGCGACAAATCCAAAACCGAGTTCACCGGCATCATTGCCAAGCTGCCGCTGGCCTACTCAAACGTCCCGGCCATCTTCCGTTCGCTCGAACAGAAGACGCCCGGCGCCGGTGGCTTGTTCTCCATCTTTGTCAGTGACCTTTGCAAAGGCTGCGGTGAATGCGTGCAGGTCTGCGGCGATCACGACGCGCTCCGCATGGTGCGCGAGACCGAGGAACTCAACGCGGACCTGACCACGGCGCAGATCTTCTCGCGCCTGCTGCCCGACACACCGCAAAAATTCCTCGGTCTTTACAACGACGGCGACGCAGCGAACTCCCGCGAGGCCGCGCTCCGCAATCACCTGATGGTGCGACGCAATTACGAGGCGCTCGTTTCCGGCGACGGCGCGTGCGCTGGTTGCGGCGAGAAGAGCGTGCTGCGGGCGCTGGCCTCGACCACCGAGGCCTACATGCGGCCCATCTATCATGCGAAGGCTGACCGCCTCCGCGCCAAGGCCGAGCGTCTGGAAAAGGACGGCGCGCAAAAACTGGCTGCGCTCAAGGCGCGCAGCGAGGCGGAGTATCAACTGTTCCGCAAAAGTTTCGCCCACGTCATCATGGGTCTCGGTGGCGAGAATGACCCGGACACTGCCAAGCGCGTCGCGGATTACGAGGCGAAGCATGGTGTCATCGCGGACGAGCAGATCGTCAAAGGCCTCGTCGCCGTGCTGCGGCAGGACGCATTCAATCACCGCGAGTTGCAGGCCGTGGATGGCCGCCGTGCGAACGGCATGTCCGTCATGATGATGGGCGCGAGCACGGGCTGTAACACCGTATACGGCTCGACGCCGCCATCAAACCCGCATCCGTATCCGTGGATGAACTCGCTGTTCCAGGACGGCGCCACCATCTCGTGGCTGCTGGCCGAGTCGCTTATCCTCAACCATTCGCGCCGTTCCGTCGTGCCTGAACGCTTGAGCGATGCGCTCCTTGACCGCACGGAGAAAGTTTCGTCTGACGCCGAATACTTCCTGCTCACGCACCTCGACGACGCTTCGATGACCGAGCAGGAAATCCACGAGTTGCCGAAGATGTGGGTTGTGGGCGGCGACGGCGCGCTCGGCGACATCGGCTTCCAGAACGTCTCGAAGGTCGTGCTGCAGAACCGGCCGAACGTGAAGATCCTCATGCTTGACACGCAGGTGTATTCCAACACCGGTGGCCAGAATTCCGACAGCTCGACGATGCTCGGCGGTTACGACATGAACCAGTTCGGCACCGCGTCGCAGGGCAAGTTGATCGAGAAGAAGAACGTCGCCGAGGCGTTCACGAGCGGACACGGATCGCCGTTCGTCGCGCAGGTCTCGATGGCGAACGCCGCGAAGCTCTACAAGGCGATGCTCGATGGCCTCGAATACCGCGGCACGGCGTTCTTCCAGGCCTACACCACCTGCCAGCCCGAACACGGCGTGGGTGACAACATGAGCGCTGACCAGGCCAAGCTCGTGCGCGACGCGCGCGGCATGCCAGAGTTCGTGTTCAACCCGCGCCGCGGCGAGACCTCGCAGGAGGCCTTCGACCTCAAGGGCAATCCGAATCAGGACCGCGACTGGTGGCGCACGAAATACGCCAGCACCGGCGAGGAATACAATTACACCGTGGCGCACTGGGCCATCACCGAAGGCCGCTTCCGCAAGCACGTGAAGAGCATCACGGAAGAGGAGGCGAAGGGCCTGCGGTTTTACGACGACATGCTCGCGCTCATCACGCAGGACGACGTGCAGCACCGCCGCGTGTTCAATCCCGAACACCGCAGCTTCGTCCCGAACTTCGGCTGCTACATCAAGGCGGAGATCAACGGGAAATTCAAATGGTTTGCCGTCTCGCGCCAGATGGTGCTGTTCGGCGTCGAACGCCGCAAAGCCTGGCGCATGCTGCAAAGCAAGGCCGGCGTGGTGAACAAGGATTACCTCGCACAAAAGGCGCTGCTCGCGAAGGCCGACAAGGGTGAAATCCCGCTGGCAGACTTGCGCGCGAAAACTGCGGAACTCTTCACGGCTGAGCTGGCCGCAGCGAAATAG